From the Vicia villosa cultivar HV-30 ecotype Madison, WI unplaced genomic scaffold, Vvil1.0 ctg.001057F_1_1, whole genome shotgun sequence genome, one window contains:
- the LOC131632969 gene encoding uncharacterized protein LOC131632969 produces the protein MGTLTGPFYSYLLGSSSTGFTDLILTGERVESGIRSGKIQVSASSGVTKKPYSGRTEANVVHNQKGRNKNDSSQSVRAVLISTPTPRPNQQQGYQRRQDAPRRNFTKINMSLNQAWQHLLKAKILAPISPPNINTSSPRYDPNARCAYHSDCVGHDTNNCWTLKHKIQDMIDAGEIEFDPPETPNVITDPMPKHDRAVNAVDQDSYVTNVMSLTTPLPLIKKNLLQAGLFPGCVEDCYYCSSQSNGCAMLKTGIQRLMDNRTILFEKMPFVENLCKDLAQNLKFEDVSVISKTPVRIPTKGPIRITVEPKSYGNDVYIHGVKQEALNDEPFKTPNPDVDNIVGTSKVTRSGRIFSPEISPDANTSTQIPVSDSTADVRGKRPLLEPVQTPVEAINEEVSQKEMDEILKIIRKSDYDVIEKLGHTSS, from the exons ATGGGTACCTTGACTGGTCCATTCTACAgttatttgctgggaagctcatcaacTGGTTTTACTGATTTGATATTGACTGGGGAGCGTGTCGAAAGTGGAATTCGAAGTGGGAAAATTCAGGTGTCTGCCTCTTCTGGTGTTACGAAGAAGCCCTATAGTGGGAGGACTGAAGCTAATGTTGTGCACAACCAGAAGGGTCGCAACAAAAACGATAGTAGCCAATCTGTTAGGGCTGTCCTGATTTCTACACCAACACCTCGACCAAATCAACAGCAGGGATACCAGCGTAGACAAGACGCGCCTAGAAGAaacttcacaaagatcaatatgtcattgaaTCAGGCATGGCAACACCTGCTGAAGGCAAAGATACTTGCACCAATATCTCCACCAAACATCAATACATCTTCTCCTCGCTATgatcctaatgcaagatgtgcttaccattctgACTGTGTGGGGCATGACACCAACAACTGTTGGACACTGAAACACAAAATCCAGGATATGATTGACGcaggagaaattgagttcgatcctccagaaactcccaATGTTATCACTGATCCTATGCCAAAACATGACAGAGCAGTCAATGCTGTTGACCAAGATTCTTATGTTACTAATGTGATGAGCCTGACTACTCCACTCCCTCTTATCAAGAAGAACCTGTTGCAAGCCGGTTTATTTCCGGGTTGTGTTGAAGACTGTTACTACTGCTCGTCTCAGTCAAATGGTTGTGCAATGTTGAAGACTGGCATTCAACGCTTGATGGATAATCGAACGATCTTGTTTGAAAAAATGCCTTTTGTGGAAAATTTGTGTAAAGACCTAGctcaaaatttgaaattcgaagacgtgTCTGTGATCTCTAAGACTCCTGTGAGAATTCCTACCAAGGGCCCCATAAGGATTACCGTTGAACCCAAG AGTTATGGCAACGATGTGTACATCCATGGTGTGAAACAAGAAGCTTTGAATGATGAGCCATTTAAAACTCCCAATCCCGACGTTGACAATATCGTGGGGACTAGTAAGGTTACAAGAAGCGGAAGGATTTTCTCCCCGGAAATCTCTCCAGATGCCAATACCTCAACCCAAATTCCTGTTTCCGATTCAACTGCTGATGTGCGAGGAAAGAGACCATTGCTGGAACCAGTTCAAACACCAGTTGAAGCTATTAATGAAGAAGTCTCCCAGAAAGAAATGGATGAAATCCTGAAGATCATCCGGAAAAGTGATTATGACGTGATTGAAAAGTTGGGGCACACCTCCTCCTAG